Proteins encoded together in one Microbacterium sp. zg-Y625 window:
- a CDS encoding ATP-binding cassette domain-containing protein, producing MTIALDVRNLDKVFRAGGLFAKKSAVHAVNDVSLSVREGTTMGLIGESGSGKSTTARMVCRLLTPDSGQILWHGKDIVKLSRKDAAQVTRDIQIVFQDPGSSLNPRWRVGSLVAEGILTHGLGDAAQRRARVAELLEMCGLPGSAAEKFPHEFSGGQRQRIAIARALAVAPKLLILDEPVSALDVSIQAQILTLLQDLQRELGMTYLMVSHDLAVVEQFCDDVCVMRNGQVVEQGDATRVLTSPTAEYTQELINAHPEPDPRRSRLRVENGR from the coding sequence ATGACCATCGCACTCGACGTCCGCAACCTCGACAAGGTGTTCCGAGCGGGTGGCCTCTTCGCCAAGAAGTCGGCCGTCCACGCGGTGAACGATGTCTCGCTCTCGGTGCGCGAGGGGACGACGATGGGCCTGATCGGCGAATCCGGGTCGGGCAAGTCGACGACGGCCCGCATGGTGTGCCGGCTGCTGACCCCGGACAGCGGGCAGATCCTCTGGCACGGCAAGGACATCGTCAAGCTCTCGCGCAAGGACGCCGCCCAGGTGACGCGCGACATCCAGATCGTGTTCCAGGATCCGGGCTCTTCGCTGAACCCGCGGTGGCGCGTAGGATCGCTCGTCGCTGAGGGCATCCTGACGCACGGGCTCGGTGATGCGGCGCAGCGCCGCGCCCGGGTCGCGGAGCTGCTGGAGATGTGCGGGCTGCCCGGCTCTGCCGCCGAGAAGTTCCCCCACGAGTTCTCCGGTGGTCAGCGCCAGCGCATCGCGATTGCCCGCGCGCTGGCCGTGGCACCGAAGCTGCTCATCCTCGACGAGCCGGTCTCGGCGCTCGACGTGTCCATCCAGGCGCAGATCCTGACGCTCCTCCAGGACCTGCAGCGAGAGCTGGGCATGACGTACCTCATGGTGTCGCATGACCTTGCTGTGGTGGAGCAGTTCTGCGACGACGTCTGCGTGATGCGCAACGGGCAGGTCGTCGAGCAGGGCGATGCGACCAGAGTGCTCACCTCGCCCACCGCGGAGTACACGCAAGAGCTCATCAACGCGCATCCCGAGCCCGATCCGCGACGATCGCGACTTCGGGTCGAGAACGGAAGGTAA
- a CDS encoding ABC transporter ATP-binding protein, whose amino-acid sequence MKLPTQQGGSETILRVEGLRVQFGAVNAVVDTSFELRKGEFLGVVGESGAGKSATAKAIVGLLAKNAKVSGRIEFDGHNLVEASRSHMRKVRGRRIGYIFQDALTALDPVYTVGYQLIEAYRAANPQATKAQARQRALEILEEVQIRDAKSRLDAYPHQLSGGMRQRVAIAVALIGDPDIIIADEPTSALDVTVQKRILELLQKVCRDRNAAVVLITHDLGVVAQTCDRVVVLYGGIVAEKAGIFDLFDEPRHPYTKALLDTLPKRGQKSALRPIPGQAVPVVGEARSCPFANRCASVTPVCHQQLPQPEQVGASIVRCFNPLPQRSFLAEEVLR is encoded by the coding sequence ATGAAGTTACCGACTCAGCAAGGCGGATCCGAGACGATCCTCCGGGTCGAGGGGCTCCGGGTGCAGTTCGGCGCGGTCAATGCGGTCGTCGACACATCGTTCGAGCTGCGCAAGGGGGAGTTCCTCGGCGTCGTCGGCGAGTCCGGCGCCGGTAAGAGCGCGACCGCGAAAGCCATCGTCGGCTTGCTCGCCAAGAACGCCAAGGTCTCGGGGCGCATCGAGTTCGACGGACACAACCTCGTGGAGGCATCCCGCTCCCACATGCGCAAGGTGCGCGGCCGTCGCATCGGCTACATCTTCCAGGACGCGCTGACGGCATTGGACCCGGTGTACACGGTCGGGTACCAGCTCATCGAGGCGTACCGCGCGGCGAATCCCCAGGCGACGAAGGCCCAAGCGCGCCAGCGCGCCCTCGAGATCCTCGAGGAGGTCCAGATCCGCGACGCGAAGTCCCGGCTCGACGCCTACCCCCACCAGCTCTCCGGTGGCATGCGCCAGCGCGTCGCGATCGCGGTCGCGCTGATCGGCGACCCCGACATCATCATCGCCGACGAGCCGACGAGCGCCCTTGACGTGACCGTGCAGAAGCGCATCCTCGAGCTGCTGCAGAAGGTCTGCCGCGACCGCAATGCCGCCGTCGTCCTCATCACGCATGACCTCGGGGTCGTGGCGCAGACCTGCGACCGCGTGGTCGTGCTCTACGGCGGCATCGTCGCCGAGAAGGCCGGGATCTTCGACCTCTTCGACGAGCCGCGGCATCCCTACACCAAGGCGCTGCTGGACACGCTGCCCAAGCGCGGACAGAAGTCCGCGCTGCGCCCGATTCCGGGGCAGGCAGTGCCCGTCGTCGGGGAGGCGCGGTCCTGCCCGTTCGCGAACCGCTGCGCCTCGGTGACACCCGTGTGCCACCAGCAGCTGCCGCAACCGGAGCAGGTCGGTGCCAGCATCGTGCGCTGCTTCAACCCGCTCCCGCAGCGGTCGTTCCTGGCAGAAGAGGTACTCCGATGA
- a CDS encoding MmgE/PrpD family protein, giving the protein MTTLATDLRVTRAVAEFASGLEYADIPTDVVERTRLLLLDGIACGLVGAKLPWARKAVEALALVESGTGATLWGWGKSVSPSSAALLNGTFVQGFELDDFHAHGALHSSAVVVTAAMAAADIHPDATVGDLLRAFTVGYEVGPRVGMAMGGGRLSTIGWHTGSVYGTAASAVAAGSVFGLDAAQMESAIGNSVTRASGLMSAQYKSMVKRMHHGMAAQSGLVGAALASRGFVGTESVIEHPYGGLAAAILGDAGEADFTKLTDGLGEEWILKTIGIKRHACLIMLHSTIDAMVEQRAAGLRADDVQSIRIGVSESVARRTSWEMEPPGAPLSAQMNLRFATAVALLDGAAYVEQFSGASLARPEVWDLMRRIDVVHDPRIDDLGRPRRFVTDVEIRLTDGSVRTMQTTPPQDRDFDGEGVRTKFRGLVGGLVTDERLAAIEDFVLTAGPDTPAAALSELLAAPVEPALADLD; this is encoded by the coding sequence ATGACGACCCTCGCGACCGACCTGCGGGTCACCCGGGCGGTGGCGGAATTCGCCTCGGGCCTCGAGTACGCCGACATCCCCACCGATGTGGTCGAGCGCACGCGGTTGCTGCTGCTGGACGGCATCGCCTGCGGGCTGGTGGGCGCCAAGCTTCCGTGGGCGCGTAAGGCGGTCGAGGCCCTCGCCCTCGTCGAGTCGGGCACCGGCGCGACGCTGTGGGGGTGGGGCAAGAGCGTCTCACCCTCCAGCGCGGCGCTGCTGAACGGCACGTTCGTGCAGGGTTTCGAGCTGGACGACTTCCACGCGCACGGTGCCCTGCACTCATCCGCCGTCGTCGTCACGGCGGCGATGGCCGCGGCAGACATCCATCCGGATGCCACGGTGGGCGATCTGCTGCGCGCCTTCACGGTGGGCTACGAGGTCGGGCCGCGCGTGGGCATGGCGATGGGCGGTGGCCGGCTGAGCACGATCGGGTGGCACACCGGCTCGGTCTACGGCACGGCCGCGTCGGCTGTCGCCGCCGGTTCGGTGTTCGGGCTGGATGCCGCGCAGATGGAGAGCGCCATCGGCAACTCGGTGACGCGGGCCAGCGGCCTCATGTCGGCGCAGTACAAATCGATGGTCAAGCGCATGCACCACGGCATGGCCGCACAGTCGGGTCTGGTGGGTGCCGCACTGGCCAGCCGGGGCTTCGTCGGCACGGAGTCGGTCATCGAGCATCCCTACGGAGGGCTCGCTGCGGCGATCCTGGGCGATGCCGGCGAGGCGGACTTCACCAAGCTCACCGACGGGCTCGGTGAGGAGTGGATCCTCAAGACCATCGGCATCAAGCGGCACGCATGCCTCATCATGCTGCACTCGACGATCGACGCGATGGTCGAGCAGCGCGCGGCGGGCCTGCGGGCAGACGATGTCCAGAGCATCCGCATCGGCGTGAGCGAGAGCGTCGCGCGGCGCACCTCCTGGGAGATGGAGCCGCCCGGAGCGCCGCTCAGTGCCCAGATGAACCTGCGTTTCGCGACGGCGGTCGCGCTGCTCGACGGCGCAGCCTACGTCGAGCAGTTCTCCGGGGCGTCGCTCGCCCGACCGGAGGTCTGGGACCTGATGCGCCGCATCGACGTGGTCCACGACCCGCGCATCGACGACCTCGGGCGTCCGCGGCGGTTCGTCACCGATGTCGAGATCCGTCTGACGGACGGCTCGGTCCGCACGATGCAGACGACGCCCCCGCAGGATCGCGACTTCGACGGGGAGGGCGTCAGGACGAAGTTCCGCGGCCTGGTGGGTGGCCTCGTCACCGATGAGCGACTGGCGGCGATCGAGGACTTCGTGCTGACGGCGGGCCCGGACACGCCCGCCGCGGCGCTCTCGGAACTGCTGGCAGCACCCGTCGAGCCCGCACTCGCGGACCTCGACTGA